The Alnus glutinosa chromosome 7, dhAlnGlut1.1, whole genome shotgun sequence genome includes a region encoding these proteins:
- the LOC133873387 gene encoding uncharacterized protein LOC133873387, with the protein MKVLSWNIRGLNNPLKQKEIRRLVRSLNISVVCLDETRVQECNALSILGSMFPGWKFFNNYSMHRLGKVWLCRDPGISSVSLVDAHSQVLTCMVHLNVNSSSWLISTVYGANQGLERRSLWRRLEFLKRGLNSFPWLLVGDFNAIRSHKENWGGGGLSCYDIEFDDLAYCGCLHTWSNKQSGPAFISKKLDRVLANIEWIQKFGNTSVDFLEAGISNHSPALIEVEKYVSFGPKPFKFFNFWADHKLFLQWVEDGWKHSVEGYSMFKLFSKLKAVKKILKVKNLEIFGGLRQKVNKAKNELDLAQSAFIASHGDEDCLKNEKECLHAYISLTLAEENFLKQKASNNWLNLGDGNTSFFHKSIKLRNSANLVKVLKDDEGNRGKIGSKSKLWLLVIIRSSLGVLIMIFLVKRQTGSLS; encoded by the coding sequence ATGAAGGTTCTTTCATGGAATATAAGGGGCCTTAATAACCCCTTAAAACAAAAGGAGATTAGAAGGTTGGTTAGAAGTCTCAATATTTCTGTTGTTTGTTTGGATGAGACTAGAGTGCAAGAGTGTAATGCTCTGAGTATTCTTGGCTCCATGTTTCCTGGTTGGAAGTTCTTTAACAACTATAGTATGCACAGGCTGGGGAAGGTGTGGTTATGTCGGGACCCCGGGATCAGTTCAGTTTCATTGGTGGACGCTCATTCTCAGGTTTTGACCTGCATGGTGCATCTTAATGTAAATAGTAGCTCTTGGCTCATATCTACTGTTTATGGGGCTAATCAAGGGTTAGAAAGAAGATCTCTTTGGAGAAGGTTGGAATTCTTGAAGAGAGGGTTGAACTCATTCCCCTGGCTTTTAGTAGGAGATTTCAATGCAATCCGGAGCCATAAAGAAAACTGGGGTGGGGGAGGTTTATCTTGCTATGATATTGAGTTTGATGATTTGGCTTACTGTGGCTGCCTTCATACCTGGTCCAATAAACAAAGTGGCCCGGCTTTTATATCTAAAAAGCTAGATCGAGTATTAGCTAACATTGAGTGGATTCAGAAATTTGGTAATACCTCAGTAGATTTTTTGGAGGCTGGAATCTCTAATCACTCCCCTGCTTTGATTGAGGTTGAGAAGTATGTTAGCTTTGGTCCTAAGCCctttaaattctttaatttttgggcGGATCACAAACTCTTTCTTCAATGGGTTGAAGATGGTTGGAAACATTCGGTGGAAGGTTACTCGATGTTCAAGCTTTTCTCCAAATTGAAGGCTGTCAAGAAGATTCTCAAAGTGAAAAACTTGGAGATATTTGGAGGCTTGAGGCAGAAAGTAAATAAGGCTAAAAATGAACTTGATCTGGCTCAATCCGCTTTCATTGCTTCCCATGGTGATGAGGATTGTCTTAAGAATGAGAAGGAATGCCTTcatgcttatatttctcttactCTTGCAGAGGAgaattttttaaagcaaaagGCTAGTAATAATTGGCTCAATCTTGGAGATGGAAATACTTCTTTCTTCCATAAGTCTATTAAGCTGAGGAATTCTGCCAATCTTGTGAAAGTCTTAAAAGATGATGAAGGCAATAGAGGGAAGATTGGGAGCAAATCAAAGCTATGGCTGTTGGTTATTATCAGAAGCTCCTTGGGAGTACTAATCATGATTTTTCTAGTGAAAAGGCAGACAGGATCACTAAGTTGA
- the LOC133872304 gene encoding 7-deoxyloganetic acid glucosyltransferase-like isoform X1: MDQQQQAHILLFPFPALGHIKPLLSLAELLCHAGLHVTFLNTDHNHRCLTHLQPLSTHFPTLRFESISDGLPTDHPRNVQLVGDLIFSVKSVTKPRFRDLLADLSTKSEHPVTCVIADGIMSFAIDIAKELGVRAMTFWAFSPCGLWSFLCMPKLIEEGQLPVGGEGDDMDQMVRSVPGMESILRRRDLPDICRQQVDDPLFQFFVEEFKAITRTSALILNSFDQLEALTLSHIDPLFSRIYTIGPLTALLTSRIAHDVSRSLSSFNNLCEADRSCMTWLDSQPLRSVVYVSFGSTGMMTRGQLFEFWHGLINSGKPFLWVVRQDGIAGVEGEHAIPEELHEGTKDRGFLVDWAPQEEVLAHQAVGGFLTHNGWNSTLEGIVAGVPMLCWPTIADQHINSRWVSEVWRIGLDMKDTCDRSTIEMMIRAMMEERREEITKSMDRIAKLAYDSANQGGSSYHNLDKLIEDIKKKV, from the exons ATGGATCAGCAACAGCAAGCTCATATACTGCTCTTCCCGTTCCCTGCACTAGGCCACATCAAACCCTTGCTGAGCCTAGCAGAGCTCCTATGCCACGCTGGCCTCCACGTTACTTTCCTCAACACCGACCACAACCATCGCTGCCTCACCCACCTACAGCCACTCTCTACTCACTTTCCCACCCTCCGCTTTGAGTCCATCTCCGATGGCCTGCCCACCGATCACCCCCGCAATGTACAGCTTGTTGGAGACTTAATTTTCTCGGTCAAGTCCGTGACGAAGCCACGATTCCGGGATCTGCTGGCTGACTTAAGCACAAAGTCCGAGCATCCGGTCACTTGTGTAATAGCCGATGGAATTATGTCTTTCGCAATTGATATTGCAAAGGAATTGGGCGTTCGCGCAATGACTTTTTGGGCCTTCAGTCCTTGCGGCTTGTGGTCTTTTCTCTGCATGCCGAAGCTGATTGAGGAAGGCCAGCTTCCCGTTGGAGGTGAGG GAGATGATATGGATCAGATGGTTAGAAGCGTGCCAGGTATGGAGAGCATTTTGCGACGCCGAGATCTACCCGACATTTGCAGACAACAAGTGGATGACCCACTCTTTCAATTCTTTGTCGAGGAGTTCAAGGCCATAACTCGAACTTCGGCGCTCATTCTCAACTCCTTTGACCAGCTTGAagctctcactctctctcacatCGACCCTCTCTTTTCTAGAATTTACACAATTGGACCTCTCACTGCTCTTCTAACCTCTCGTATTGCACATGACGTCTCGCGATCTTTATCGTCCTTCAATAATTTATGCGAAGCAGACCGCAGTTGCATGACGTGGCTGGATTCACAACCGTTAAGATCCGTTGTTTACGTTAGCTTTGGGAGCACAGGGATGATGACACGTGGTCAGTTGTTTGAGTTTTGGCACGGTTTGATCAACAGTGGCAAGCCGTTTCTATGGGTTGTGCGACAAGATGGCATTGCAGGTGTCGAAGGAGAGCACGCGATCCCAGAGGAGCTACACGAGGGCACCAAGGACAGGGGCTTTTTAGTGGATTGGGCTCCACAAGAAGAAGTCTTGGCCCATCAGGCTGTGGGTGGGTTTTTGACCCACAATGGCTGGAACTCCACCCTAGAGGGCATTGTTGCTGGGGTCCCTATGCTTTGTTGGCCCACAATCGCGGACCAGCACATTAACAGTAGGTGGGTTAGTGAGGTATGGAGGATTGGCCTCGACATGAAGGACACGTGTGATAGATCGACGATTGAGATGATGATAAGAGCAATGATGGAGGAGAGAAGGGAGGAGATCACCAAGTCAATGGATCGGATTGCGAAATTGGCTTACGATTCTGCTAACCAGGGTGGATCTTCCTACCACAACTTGGACAAGCTTATTgaagacataaaaaaaaaagtataa
- the LOC133872304 gene encoding 7-deoxyloganetic acid glucosyltransferase-like isoform X2, translated as MDQQQQAHILLFPFPALGHIKPLLSLAELLCHAGLHVTFLNTDHNHRCLTHLQPLSTHFPTLRFESISDGLPTDHPRNVQLVGDLIFSVKSVTKPRFRDLLADLSTKSEHPVTCVIADGIMSFAIDIAKELGVRAMTFWAFSPCGLWSFLCMPKLIEEGQLPVGGDDMDQMVRSVPGMESILRRRDLPDICRQQVDDPLFQFFVEEFKAITRTSALILNSFDQLEALTLSHIDPLFSRIYTIGPLTALLTSRIAHDVSRSLSSFNNLCEADRSCMTWLDSQPLRSVVYVSFGSTGMMTRGQLFEFWHGLINSGKPFLWVVRQDGIAGVEGEHAIPEELHEGTKDRGFLVDWAPQEEVLAHQAVGGFLTHNGWNSTLEGIVAGVPMLCWPTIADQHINSRWVSEVWRIGLDMKDTCDRSTIEMMIRAMMEERREEITKSMDRIAKLAYDSANQGGSSYHNLDKLIEDIKKKV; from the exons ATGGATCAGCAACAGCAAGCTCATATACTGCTCTTCCCGTTCCCTGCACTAGGCCACATCAAACCCTTGCTGAGCCTAGCAGAGCTCCTATGCCACGCTGGCCTCCACGTTACTTTCCTCAACACCGACCACAACCATCGCTGCCTCACCCACCTACAGCCACTCTCTACTCACTTTCCCACCCTCCGCTTTGAGTCCATCTCCGATGGCCTGCCCACCGATCACCCCCGCAATGTACAGCTTGTTGGAGACTTAATTTTCTCGGTCAAGTCCGTGACGAAGCCACGATTCCGGGATCTGCTGGCTGACTTAAGCACAAAGTCCGAGCATCCGGTCACTTGTGTAATAGCCGATGGAATTATGTCTTTCGCAATTGATATTGCAAAGGAATTGGGCGTTCGCGCAATGACTTTTTGGGCCTTCAGTCCTTGCGGCTTGTGGTCTTTTCTCTGCATGCCGAAGCTGATTGAGGAAGGCCAGCTTCCCGTTGGAG GAGATGATATGGATCAGATGGTTAGAAGCGTGCCAGGTATGGAGAGCATTTTGCGACGCCGAGATCTACCCGACATTTGCAGACAACAAGTGGATGACCCACTCTTTCAATTCTTTGTCGAGGAGTTCAAGGCCATAACTCGAACTTCGGCGCTCATTCTCAACTCCTTTGACCAGCTTGAagctctcactctctctcacatCGACCCTCTCTTTTCTAGAATTTACACAATTGGACCTCTCACTGCTCTTCTAACCTCTCGTATTGCACATGACGTCTCGCGATCTTTATCGTCCTTCAATAATTTATGCGAAGCAGACCGCAGTTGCATGACGTGGCTGGATTCACAACCGTTAAGATCCGTTGTTTACGTTAGCTTTGGGAGCACAGGGATGATGACACGTGGTCAGTTGTTTGAGTTTTGGCACGGTTTGATCAACAGTGGCAAGCCGTTTCTATGGGTTGTGCGACAAGATGGCATTGCAGGTGTCGAAGGAGAGCACGCGATCCCAGAGGAGCTACACGAGGGCACCAAGGACAGGGGCTTTTTAGTGGATTGGGCTCCACAAGAAGAAGTCTTGGCCCATCAGGCTGTGGGTGGGTTTTTGACCCACAATGGCTGGAACTCCACCCTAGAGGGCATTGTTGCTGGGGTCCCTATGCTTTGTTGGCCCACAATCGCGGACCAGCACATTAACAGTAGGTGGGTTAGTGAGGTATGGAGGATTGGCCTCGACATGAAGGACACGTGTGATAGATCGACGATTGAGATGATGATAAGAGCAATGATGGAGGAGAGAAGGGAGGAGATCACCAAGTCAATGGATCGGATTGCGAAATTGGCTTACGATTCTGCTAACCAGGGTGGATCTTCCTACCACAACTTGGACAAGCTTATTgaagacataaaaaaaaaagtataa
- the LOC133873388 gene encoding uncharacterized protein LOC133873388: MFKLYSKLKAVKKILKVKNLEIFGGLRKKVNKAKNELDLAQSAFIASHEENFLKQKARNNWLNLGNGNTPFFHKSVKLRNSANLVKVLKDDEGNRVEDWEQIKAMAVDRITKLITRKFSSACVGGMAADVTKEEIRKVVFSLNKNKAPGPDGFSAGFFQRAWPIVGEDVIEAILDFFSLMVSSLERLLKGLDDIVGPNQGAFIPGRSIAENILLAQELCSGAPRKFIGWIQECISSPSYSVALNGSLVGYFPSQKGLRHGDPMSPYLFVITMEVLSLLLEEATADPQFGSKQDVLNLLQMSEGTLHVLYLGVPLITKRLSAVDCDSLVNKITTRINSCFHVFWSRVFILPKKVVKLIEQKLNRFLWSGKDSRANAKVAWDKICTPKKEGGLDGCLFDKFGYRVIYDAGRNIGPRVSSIIRDGE, encoded by the exons ATGTTCAAGCTTTATTCCAAATTGAAGGCTGTCAAGAAGATTCTCAAAGTGAAAAACTTGGAGATATTTGGAGGCTTGAGGAAGAAAGTAAATAAGGCTAAAAATGAACTTGATCTGGCTCAATCCGCTTTCATTGCTTCCCATG aggagaattttttaaagcaaaagGCTAGGAATAATTGGCTCAATCTTGGAAATGGAAATACTCCTTTCTTCCATAAGTCTGTTAAGCTGAGGAATTCTGCCAATCTTGTGAAAGTCTTAAAAGATGATGAAGGCAATAGAGTGGAAGATTGGGAGCAAATCAAAGCTATGGCTGTTG ACAGAATCACTAAGTTGATTACAAGGAAGTTTTCTTCGGCTTGTGTTGGAGGTATGGCTGCTGATGTTACTAAAGAAGAGATACGAAAGGTGGTGTTTTCTTTGAACAAAAACAAAGCTCCTGGACCAGATGGCTTCTCTGCTGGATTCTTTCAGAGAGCTTGGCCGATTGTTGGTGAGGATGTGATTGAAGctattcttgattttttttctcttatggtAAGCTCCTTAGAGAG GCTTCTTAAAGGGCTGGATGATATTGTGGGTCCTAACCAAGGTGCATTCATTCCCGGGAGAAGTATTGCAGAGAATATCCTGTTAGCTCAAGAGTTA TGTTCTGGAGCTCCAAGGAAGTTCATTGGATGGATCCAGGAGTGTATATCCAGCCCGAGTTATTCTGTGGCTTTAAATGGTTCATTGGTTGGTTATTTTCCTAGCCAAAAAGGGTTGAGGCATGGTGATCCCATGTCTCCCTATTTGTTTGTCATAACCATGGAAGTTCTTTCCCTTCTTTTGGAAGAGGCTACTGCAGATCCTCAGTTTGG GAGTAAGCAGGATGTCCTAAACCTCTTACAAATGAGTGAGGGAACTCTCCATGTTCTTTACCTTGGAGTGCCACTGATAACTAAGAGATTGTCGGCTGTGGATTGTGATAGTCTGGTGAATAAGATTACTACTAGGATTAATTCCTG CTTCCATGTTTTCTGGTCTAGAGTCTTTATCCTTCCTAAGAAAGTGGTTAAGCTAATTGAGCAAAAGCTTAACAGATTTCTTTGGAGTGGGAAGGATTCTAGAGCTAATGCTAAGGTGGCATGGGATAAGATTTGTACTCCTAAGAAGGAAGGTGGCCtcg ATGGCTGCCTTTTTGACAAGTTTGGCTATCGTGTCATTTATGATGCTGGCAGAAACATAGGACCTCGAGTATCTTCCATTATCAGGGATGGAGAATGA
- the LOC133874277 gene encoding uncharacterized protein LOC133874277, translating to MPSDIRPNNFLRPAGEMGTSSEQKKNSKRENSCKIVKQRAISPQASRSPKYPDKLKVKNSVRSSYSDLHPERKQDRDDKNLVQAKSSGNHQRQCDKANTSKEDELVKHMSNLPGYLQRAETGENLQEKALNFGVLDWAQLEKWKYKQKQIPARSSDNAVCSSIDFSLKATNGSSTFSTTIHSKTFSERNSLPRSNLNSSQKVGHPQGTKLPAKNVVRFQDFEIASKNNIDGQKKVPWTYKSFGRNFSDIMIDKGKRKDLDHKITSEMAKFSTNSRTKGVSPIQKHNVSAWDGEAKKSIEELGESEIKRKDRDQKIISESRASRPKLRSYGVSLSSKEKLSSGSGENRKRVEELRQPDIDLTKGRSHGENKNVVLPRPELPKNEFSEVLQLSQPKQSKEKSSEAQWSTFSDTFSGKVVHSAGLSSEIPYSCPLPSRVEANAVSGMAPHSLINARCNELSSVASHTYQCSNKTSNMLSKGRYAEKNDLDLELTNSDVDTVKISDEETAVLAARNIKNLSPNRRFSFSLERLRRSFSFKEGSSAPQLSSSYVSIKSGPMRSETSVSLDNSNREKSVLHHRAKSSPLRRLLDPILKHKLANPLHSAETVQSLKESLDSFSSRPTSVSHSLQNEKHEASTTQALLQLTVKNGLPLFKLMVENDRNVLAATMKNLTSSGKDDSGQNYTFYYVNEFKKKSGGWMSHGSKRDSCGYVYNVIGQMKISSSCFSDLSGHYSGNQYIARESVLFGVELRQADQEPLKFKPKRELAAVVVKIPCENLSHDRMKSNKDLAEELCIKCLPEDRCSCNFKENEESDSIMVILPGGVHSSPNKGEPSPLLDRWRSGGSCDCGGWDVGCKLHVLSNQNESSEIHKTSKASPIPDHIELFVQGEAEQTRPFFSLTPLKDGVYSIEFNTSISLLQSFSICVALLSCKKQVDLSETTNMPEAKVFEESILNENGGIQRKAASKYAPSPPPSPVGRV from the exons ATGCCATCTGATATACGtccaaataatttcttaagacCTGCTGGAGAAATGGGAACCAGTTCAGAGcaaaaaaagaattcaaaacGGGAAAACAGCTGTAAGATAGTGAAGCAGAGGGCTATATCACCCCAAGCTAGTCGAAGCCCAAAGTATCCAGACAagttaaaagtgaaaaattctGTTCGATCATCATACAGTGATCTGCATCCTGAACGAAAACAGGATAGAGATGATAAAAACTTGGTCCAAGCAAAATCTTCTGGAAATCATCAAAGGCAGTGTGACAAGGCAAATACTAGTAAAGAAGATGAGCTTGTCAAGCACATGTCAAATTTGCCAGGTTATCTCCAGCGTGCAGAGACGGGAGAAAACCTCCAAGAGAAAGCTTTGAATTTTGGGGTTCTAGATTGGGCACAACTAGAAAAATGGAAATACAAGCAAAAGCAAATACCAGCCAGAAGTAGCGATAATGCAGTATGCAGTagcattgatttttctttgaaagcAACCAATGGATCATCTACATTTTCTACTACCATCCACAGCAAGACATTTTCTGAAAGAAACTCTTTGCCTCGTTCTAATCTCAACTCATCTCAGAAGGTTGGTCATCCTCAAGGTACCAAACTGCCTGCCAAGAATGTCGTACGATTTCAAGATTTTGAGATTGCTTCCAAAAACAACATAGATGGGCAGAAAAAGGTACCCTGGACATACAAGTCTTTTGGCAGAAATTTCTCAGATATAATGATTGATAAGGGGAAGAGAAAAGATTTAGATCATAAGATTACTTCAGAAATGGCAAAATTTTCAACGAACTCAAGAACTAAAGGTGTCTCACCCATTCAGAAGCACAATGTGAGTGCTTGGGATGGTGAAGCTAAGAAGAGCATCGAGGAGTTGGGAGAATCAGAAATCAAGAGAAAAGATAGAGATCAAAAGATCATCTCAGAAAGCAGAGCTTCACGTCCAAAATTGAGAAGCTATGGGGTCTCACTTAGTTCAAAGGAGAAGCTGAGTTCTGGCAGTGGTGAAAATAGGAAGAGGGTAGAGGAGTTGCGACAACCAGATATAGATCTCACTAAGGGGCGTTCCCATGGTGAGAACAAGAATGTTGTTCTCCCTCGACCAGAGTTACCCAAAAATGAATTTTCTGAAGTATTACAACTTTCGCAACCCAAACAATCCAAGGAGAAGTCATCAGAAGCACAGTGGAGTACTTTTTCAGATACATTTTCTGGTAAGGTTGTTCACTCTGCAGGACTCAGTTCTGAAATTCCATACTCCTGCCCTCTGCCTTCTAGAGTTGAGGCCAATGCCGTGTCGGGCATGGCGCCACATAGCCTGATCAATGCTCGGTGTAATGAGCTCTCATCTGTTGCATCTCACACATACCAATGCTCAAATAAAACATCCAACATGCTATCTAAAGGTAGATATGCAGAAAAGAATGACTTAGACCTTGAGCTTACTAATTCAGATGTTGATACTGTAAAAATATCGGATGAAGAAACTGCTGTGCTGGCAGCTAGAAATATCAAAAATCTATCACCCAATCGCCGGTTTAGCTTCAGCTTAGAACGTCTGCGAAGAAGTTTCAGTTTCAAGGAGGGTTCATCTGCTCCACAATTGAGCTCCTCATATGTTAGTATCAAGTCCGGTCCCATGAGATCTGAAACTTCTGTTTCTTTGGATAATTCAAATAGAGAGAAGTCAGTTCTTCATCACAGAGCTAAATCCAGCCCTTTAAGAAGGTTACTAGACCCCATACTGAAGCATAAGTTAGCAAATCCACTCCACTCTGCTGAAACCGTTCAGTCATTGAAAGAAAGTTTGGATTCCTTTAGCTCTAGGCCAACTAGTGTCAGTCACTCACTTCAAAATGAGAAGCATGAGGCATCAACTACTCAAGCCCTTTTGCAACTTACAGTAAAGAATGGGCTCCCTTTGTTTAAGTTGATGGTTGAGAATGACAGAAACGTTCTTGCAGCCACAATGAAAAATTTAACGTCATCTGGGAAGGATgattcaggccaaaattatacattttactATGTTAATGAATTTAAGAAGAAAAGTGGTGGCTGGATGAGTCATGGAAGTAAAAGGGATAGCTGTGGCTATGTCTATAATGTCATCGGTCAGATGAAGATTTCCAGCTCTTGCTTCTCTGATTTGAGTGGACATTATTCCGGCAACCAGTACATAGCAAGAGAATCTGTCTTGTTCGGTGTTGAGCTAAGGCAGGCAGATCAAGAACCACTGAAATTCAAGCCAAAAAGGGAGCTTGCAGCCGTTGTTGTCAAGATCCCTTGCGAAAACTTAAGCCATGATAGAATGAAAAGTAATAAAGATTTGGCAGAGGAGCTCTGCATAAAATGTTTGCCAGAAGACAGATGCTCTTGCAActtcaaagaaaatgaagagtctGATAGTATTATGGTCATACTTCCAGGCGGTGTTCATAGCTCACCAAACAAAGGAGAGCCTTCGCCATTGTTAGATAGGTGGAGATCTGGTGGATCATGTGACTGTGGAGGTTGGGATGTTGGCTGCAAGCTGCATGTTCTCTCCAACCAGAACGAAAGCAGTGAGATTCACAAGACATCCAAAGCTTCCCCTATCCCAGATCATATTGAACTTTTTGTCCAG GGAGAAGCTGAGCAGACCAGGCCCTTCTTCAGCTTGACACCATTGAAGGATGGAGTCTACTCGATTGAATTCAATACATCAATCTCTTTGTTACAGTCATTCTCCATTTGTGTCGCACTTTTAAGCTGTAAGAAACAGGTGGATCTCTCTGAAACGACCAATATGCCTGAAGCAAAAGTTTTCGAAGAATCCATTCTGAATGAAAATGGTGGAATCCAGAGAAAAGCGGCTTCAAAATATGCTCCAAGCCCCCCTCCCTCCCCTGTCGGGAGGGTCTAG
- the LOC133873476 gene encoding uncharacterized protein LOC133873476: MALHGSSFCYNGNVSSIREVYSLPCPFVNSFATLSHLSAPSLKHYNLVLAKPFGRGRRIKFSPDHCRPSLQTGRSKFFQQASGLPSSRPCQVKSADSQDPLSGESFIMDEQTLEQDLQIAIAEENYVEAAKIRDSLKNLHEDSKTSVLLANARFYDSFRTGDLAALQTLWAKGDEVCVVHPGACGISGYDDVMESWEFVWADYEFPLEIQLKDVRVHVKGNVGYVTCREFVKTEGSKWGIQFATNVFERIDGHWFISIHHASPVDL; encoded by the exons ATGGCGCTTCATGGGTCGAGCTTCTGCTACAAT GGAAATGTTTCCTCTATCAGAGAAGTTTATAGCTTGCCGTGTCCGTTTGTCAATAGTTTTGCAACACTTAGTCATCTTTCGGCACCTTCCCTGAAGCATTACAATCTAGTTTTAGCTAAACCCTTTGGAAGAGGACGTAGGATCAAGTTCTCACCCGATCATTGTCGCCCCAGTTTGCAAACTGGAAGATCCA AATTCTTTCAACAAGCTTCTGGTTTGCCCTCATCAAGACCATGTCAAGTAAAAAGTGCGGACTCACAGGATCCCTTAAGTGGTGAAAGCTTCATAATGGATGAGCAGACATTAGAGCAGGACCTACAGATTGCCATTGCTGAGGAAAACTATGTTGAAGCAGCAAAAATCAGGGATAGCCTTAAAAATCTCCATGAGGATAGCAAGACTTCTGTATTGCTAGCAAATGCCCGATTTTACGACTCGTTCAGGACTGGGGATTTAGCTGCTTTGCAAACCCTTTGGGCCAAGGGTGATGAGGTCTGTGTTGTGCACCCAGGTGCTTGTGGGATATCTGGTTATGACGACGTTATGGAAAGCTGGGAGTTTGTATGGGCAGACTATGAATTCCCATTAGAGATTCAGCTGAAAGATGTTAGGGTTCATGTCAAAGGGAATGTAGGGTATGTTACGTGTAGGGAATTCGTTAAGACAGAAGGTAGCAAATGGGGGATACAGTTTGCAACAAATGTATTTGAGAGGATTGATGGTCACTGGTTTATCTCTATTCATCATGCTTCACCTGTAGATTTGTGA